A section of the Engraulis encrasicolus isolate BLACKSEA-1 chromosome 8, IST_EnEncr_1.0, whole genome shotgun sequence genome encodes:
- the LOC134453893 gene encoding olfactory receptor 52E4-like, producing the protein MTSHKMPAENNASWTRDILTFTVYAGLGSNRYVLLAVVVLVYLATVVANVAVMLLICHDRSLHKPMYIFLFCLILSGLIGSTSFWPNVMSILLTNRPLISLEGCFFQVFLMSTYGGCHFSVLTVMAYDRFVSIFQPLQYHAVMTPLKVKQLLLVANLIPMAVILTQIYLTSQLPLCRYNVNKLFCDNLVVVGLSCAESHTIQRQVNNLYGIFNITFLLGLPILLVLLSYAKIIALSMKISLKARKKVFQTCSPHIITFLNFSLASLFSLFYNRFNPSLPTDVNIVLSINYILVPPLLQPIIYGMKTQEIRQSFTKVARTIFR; encoded by the exons ATGACCTCTCATAAG ATGCCTGCAGAGAATAATGCGTCTTGGACAAGAGACATTTTAACTTTCACTGTTTATGCCGGCTTGGGCTCAAACCGATATGTGCTGCTTGCTGTTGTTGTGTTGGTGTACCTTGCCACAGTAGTAGCCAATGTTGCTGTTATGCTGCTGATTTGCCATGACAGATCGTTGCACAAGCCAATGTACATATTTCTATTTTGTTTGATTTTAAGTGGGTTAATTGGAAGTACATCTTTTTGGCCAAATGTAATGAGTATACTATTGACAAACAGACCTCTCATTTCATTGGAGGGGTGTTTTTTCCAAGTTTTTCTAATGTCGACCTATGGGGGTTGTCACTTTTCTGTTTTAACAGTGATGGCTTATGACAGGTTTGTCTCCATATTTCAGCCTTTGCAATACCACGCCGTCATGACCCCACTCAAAGTGAAACAGTTGCTACTTGTTGCAAACCTTATCCCCATGGCTGTCATACTAACCCAGATATACCTCACATCTCAACTGCCACTGTGCAGATACAACGTTAACAAGCTGTTCTGTGACAATTTAGTAGTTGTCGGGCTGTCGTGTGCTGAAAGTCATACCATTCAAAGACAGGTGAATAACCTGTACGGTATATTTAACATTACCTTTTTGTTAGGCCTGCCAATCCTTCTGGTTTTGCTCTCATATGCTAAAATTATTGCACTAAGTATGAAGATTTCGCTAAAGGCGAGGAAGAAAGTGTTTCAGACCTGCTCTCCGCACATTATAACTTTTTTAAATTTTTCACTGGCAtcactgttctctctcttctaTAACCGTTTTAACCCTTCCTTGCCCACAGACGTCAACATAGTCCTATCAATAAATTACATCCTTGTCCCTCCACTGTTACAGCCAATCATATACGGCATGAAAACACAGGAAATTCGACAAAGTTTCACAAAAGTTGCCAGAACTATTTTCCGGTGA